The Oscillospiraceae bacterium genome has a segment encoding these proteins:
- the trmD gene encoding tRNA (guanosine(37)-N1)-methyltransferase TrmD has translation MRIDIMTLFPDMCRAVLDESIVGRARKAGKVEIEATDIRAYTENKYRNVDDTPYGGGMGMVMQTQPVYDCYQAICQRAGDVPHHLIYLTPQGKTLTQQRVKELAGMEHLVLLCGHYEGIDERVIEELQPEEISVGDYVLTGGELPALVLADSVTRLLPGVLSDAACFEEESHYNSLLEYPQYTRPPVWRGREVPEVLLSGHHANIAKWRRQQSLQRTLERRPDLLERADLTKADKKILETLKANKIL, from the coding sequence ATGCGGATTGATATTATGACCCTGTTCCCGGACATGTGCCGCGCCGTGCTGGACGAGAGCATTGTGGGCCGGGCACGCAAGGCCGGGAAAGTGGAGATCGAAGCCACGGATATTCGGGCTTATACAGAAAATAAGTACAGAAATGTGGACGATACACCCTACGGCGGCGGTATGGGTATGGTGATGCAGACCCAGCCGGTATATGACTGCTACCAAGCGATTTGCCAGCGGGCGGGGGATGTGCCCCACCATTTGATTTATCTGACCCCCCAGGGCAAGACCCTGACCCAGCAGCGGGTCAAAGAACTGGCAGGTATGGAGCATCTGGTGCTGCTGTGCGGCCATTATGAGGGCATTGACGAGCGGGTGATTGAGGAGTTGCAGCCGGAGGAGATCAGCGTAGGGGACTATGTGCTCACCGGCGGTGAGTTGCCGGCGCTGGTGCTGGCGGACAGTGTGACCCGCCTGCTGCCCGGCGTGCTGTCTGACGCAGCCTGCTTTGAGGAGGAGAGCCATTATAACAGCCTGCTGGAGTACCCCCAGTACACCCGACCGCCGGTGTGGCGGGGCCGAGAGGTGCCGGAGGTGCTGCTTTCCGGCCACCATGCCAACATTGCCAAGTGGCGGCGGCAGCAGTCCTTGCAGCGCACCTTGGAGCGGCGGCCGGATCTCTTGGAACGAGCGGATTTGACAAAAGCGGACAAGAAGATTTTGGAAACGCTGAAAGCAAATAAAATTCTGTGA
- the rsmH gene encoding 16S rRNA (cytosine(1402)-N(4))-methyltransferase RsmH, producing the protein MEFVHKSVLFAETVAAMQATPGKWLVDGTAGGGGHARAIAESGCHLLAVDQDPDAIAVLHRRLDDLPNVTIVHDNFANIKNILLDRGLSGIDGMLLDLGVSSFQLDTAERGFSFHQDAPLDMRMSKTGRSAADVVNTYDEAALADILYRYGEEKFSRRIAANIVKARQEKPIETTFQLVDIIKASMPQRAMRDGHPARRSFQAIRIEVNGELDVLQQALHDAFDCLNPGGRLVIITFHSLEDRMVKNAFAQWSKGCTCPKEFPVCVCGNKPKGKALKSVAPSAAELEENPRARSARLRVFEKY; encoded by the coding sequence ATGGAATTTGTGCACAAGAGTGTGCTGTTTGCAGAGACGGTGGCAGCCATGCAGGCGACCCCGGGCAAATGGCTGGTAGACGGTACGGCAGGGGGCGGCGGTCACGCGCGCGCTATTGCAGAAAGCGGCTGCCACTTGCTGGCAGTGGATCAGGACCCGGACGCCATTGCGGTGTTGCACCGACGGCTGGACGATCTGCCTAATGTGACCATTGTACACGACAATTTTGCGAATATTAAAAACATATTGCTCGACAGGGGTCTGAGCGGCATAGATGGTATGCTGCTGGATCTGGGAGTCAGCTCTTTTCAGCTGGATACGGCGGAGCGTGGCTTCTCCTTCCATCAAGACGCGCCGCTGGATATGCGTATGAGTAAGACCGGCCGCAGCGCCGCGGACGTGGTCAATACTTATGACGAGGCTGCGCTGGCGGATATTCTCTACCGCTATGGGGAGGAAAAATTCAGCCGCCGCATTGCCGCCAATATTGTAAAAGCCCGGCAGGAAAAGCCCATTGAGACTACATTCCAGCTGGTGGATATTATTAAAGCCAGTATGCCCCAGCGAGCCATGCGCGACGGCCACCCGGCTCGGCGCTCCTTTCAGGCGATTCGCATTGAGGTGAACGGTGAACTGGATGTGCTGCAGCAGGCGTTGCACGACGCCTTTGACTGCCTGAACCCCGGTGGTCGGCTGGTAATCATTACCTTTCATTCCTTAGAGGATCGAATGGTGAAGAATGCTTTTGCCCAGTGGAGCAAGGGCTGCACCTGCCCCAAGGAATTCCCGGTGTGCGTGTGCGGTAATAAGCCCAAGGGCAAGGCGCTGAAGTCCGTTGCCCCCTCGGCGGCGGAGCTGGAGGAAAACCCCCGCGCCCGTTCCGCGCGGTTGCGGGTATTTGAAAAATACTAA
- a CDS encoding HPr family phosphocarrier protein, whose product MFVKDVKVENQVGLHARPATFFIQKANEYKSSIWVEKEERRVNAKSLLGVLSLGIMGGTDIRIIADGSDEEEAVEGLVALVKSGFTE is encoded by the coding sequence ATGTTCGTGAAAGATGTTAAGGTGGAAAATCAGGTTGGCCTGCATGCACGTCCCGCCACTTTCTTTATTCAGAAGGCAAATGAGTACAAGTCCTCTATTTGGGTAGAGAAGGAAGAGCGCCGCGTGAACGCAAAGAGCCTGTTGGGCGTGCTTTCTCTCGGTATTATGGGCGGCACGGATATCCGCATCATCGCCGACGGTTCCGATGAGGAAGAAGCTGTGGAGGGTCTGGTAGCCCTGGTCAAGAGCGGCTTTACCGAGTAA
- a CDS encoding potassium/proton antiporter → MTTILWLTAVVILGCVLFQRLSGKVGVPALLFFILLGMFFGTDGVVKISFDNFELAQNVCSVALLFIMFYGGFGTNVRSARPVAAQAVLLSSVGTVLTAGLVGVFCHFVLGVALWESFLIGAVISSTDAASVFSVLRSRHLNLKYHTASLLEVESGSNDPFSYMLTTIVLSVMHGGSSGGQFAAMLAAQIGYGVLFGVVLALAARWVLGRFRFSAGFDAVFAVAVALLSYVLPEMLGGNGYLSVYLTGMILGNSRIPNKSGLVHFFDAATALMQMVLFFLLGLLAFLSQLPHIAPRALLIALFLTFVARPAAVALLLTPFRAPLRQQLLVSWSGLRGAASIVFAIMATMHPAVMQNDVFHIVFFIVLFSVLLQGTCLPRVAAKLGMTDDGADVMKTFTDYVDEVPVQFIRFSLPEGHPWAGQAVRQVVLPPASILVLVLRGDRRIVPDGSVQLQAGDTLILSGTAAGAVEGVHLYEKTLDADSSWLDQPLCRIHTGDRLVILVRRGGQILIPDGDTVLRLGDRLVINDPQSKS, encoded by the coding sequence ATGACCACGATTTTATGGCTGACGGCCGTTGTTATTTTGGGCTGCGTTTTGTTTCAGCGCCTATCCGGCAAGGTGGGCGTTCCGGCGCTGCTCTTTTTTATTTTATTGGGTATGTTCTTCGGCACAGATGGCGTGGTGAAGATCTCCTTTGACAATTTTGAGCTGGCACAAAATGTGTGCTCCGTGGCACTGCTGTTTATTATGTTTTACGGCGGCTTTGGTACCAATGTGCGCTCGGCGCGCCCGGTGGCCGCGCAGGCGGTGCTGCTGTCCTCTGTGGGCACGGTGCTTACTGCCGGACTGGTGGGCGTGTTTTGCCACTTTGTGCTGGGGGTTGCCCTGTGGGAGAGCTTCCTGATCGGTGCGGTCATCAGCTCCACCGACGCGGCGTCCGTGTTTTCCGTGCTGCGCAGTCGGCACTTGAATTTGAAATATCATACTGCATCGCTGTTAGAGGTGGAGAGCGGCAGTAACGATCCGTTTTCGTACATGCTCACCACCATTGTACTGTCTGTGATGCACGGTGGCAGCAGCGGCGGTCAATTTGCGGCCATGCTGGCGGCACAGATTGGCTATGGTGTGCTGTTTGGCGTGGTGTTGGCACTGGCGGCTCGATGGGTGCTGGGTCGCTTTCGCTTCTCTGCCGGGTTTGATGCGGTGTTTGCCGTGGCGGTGGCGCTGCTGTCCTATGTGCTGCCGGAAATGCTGGGCGGTAACGGCTATCTCAGCGTATATCTGACCGGTATGATTCTGGGCAACAGCCGGATCCCCAACAAGTCCGGGCTGGTACACTTTTTTGACGCTGCCACGGCGCTGATGCAAATGGTACTGTTTTTCCTGCTGGGGCTGCTGGCATTTCTGTCCCAGCTGCCGCACATTGCGCCCCGGGCGCTGCTGATTGCCTTGTTTCTGACCTTTGTGGCCCGCCCGGCAGCAGTGGCACTGCTGCTTACGCCGTTTCGTGCGCCTCTTCGCCAGCAGCTGCTGGTGAGTTGGTCCGGTCTGCGTGGCGCGGCGTCCATCGTATTCGCCATTATGGCAACCATGCACCCGGCGGTGATGCAAAACGATGTGTTCCATATTGTGTTCTTTATTGTGCTGTTCTCCGTGCTGCTTCAGGGTACCTGTTTGCCTCGAGTGGCGGCAAAGCTGGGCATGACCGACGACGGCGCCGATGTAATGAAAACCTTTACCGACTATGTGGATGAGGTACCGGTGCAGTTCATCCGCTTTTCTCTGCCGGAGGGGCACCCTTGGGCAGGGCAAGCTGTGCGTCAGGTGGTGCTGCCGCCGGCGTCCATTTTAGTATTGGTTCTTCGTGGAGATCGGCGGATCGTGCCGGATGGCAGCGTGCAGCTGCAGGCAGGAGATACTTTGATTCTGAGCGGCACGGCTGCGGGAGCGGTAGAGGGCGTGCATTTGTATGAAAAAACGCTGGATGCGGACAGCAGCTGGCTGGATCAGCCCTTATGCCGGATCCACACCGGCGATCGGCTGGTAATCCTGGTGCGCCGGGGTGGGCAGATTTTAATCCCGGACGGCGACACGGTGCTGCGTTTGGGGGATCGGTTGGTGATTAACGACCCGCAATCTAAATCATAA
- the ffh gene encoding signal recognition particle protein yields MAFEGLSERLENSFKKLRAKGKLTESDVKEAMREVRMALLEADVNYKVAKEFTAKVTQRAIGADVMESLTPGQMVIKIVNEELTELMGGTESRLAIANHPPTVVMMCGLQGSGKTTHSAKLAKKLKKEGHRPLLVACDVYRPAAIKQLQVVGAQVDVPVFEMGTENPVTIAGEAVKYARDHGNDYVLLDTAGRLHVDEALMAELQNIRSTVHPHEILLVIDAMTGQDAVNVAKSFNEALGIDGVILTKLDGDTRGGAALSVRAVTGKPIKFIGTGEKLDQLETFHPSRMASRILGMGDVLSLIERAEMSLDEKKAAELERKLAKNKFDLNDLLDQFDQIERMGSLRDTIKMLPGIGSKIKDEDIDEGAFNRFRSIIYSMTVEERTKPEIINPSRKRRIAAGCGMQVEDVNRLLSQFKQMQKMVKQFGGGKGGPKMSKKMRRMMSQNPEMAQRMMGKNGGSNPFGF; encoded by the coding sequence TTGGCATTTGAAGGGCTCAGCGAACGGCTGGAAAATTCATTTAAAAAGCTGCGTGCCAAGGGCAAGCTTACAGAGTCCGATGTAAAGGAAGCTATGCGCGAGGTGCGTATGGCGCTCCTGGAGGCGGATGTCAACTATAAGGTGGCCAAGGAGTTCACCGCCAAGGTGACCCAGCGTGCCATCGGTGCGGATGTGATGGAGTCCCTGACCCCCGGCCAAATGGTCATCAAGATCGTCAACGAGGAGTTAACGGAGTTGATGGGCGGCACGGAGTCCCGGTTGGCCATTGCCAATCACCCGCCGACGGTTGTGATGATGTGCGGCTTGCAGGGCAGCGGTAAAACCACCCATTCTGCCAAACTGGCAAAGAAGTTGAAGAAAGAAGGGCACCGACCCTTGCTGGTGGCCTGCGACGTGTATCGACCCGCAGCCATTAAGCAGTTGCAGGTGGTAGGCGCCCAGGTGGATGTGCCTGTGTTTGAAATGGGCACGGAGAACCCGGTGACCATTGCCGGTGAGGCAGTAAAGTACGCGCGGGATCACGGCAACGACTATGTGCTGCTGGATACCGCCGGTCGTCTGCATGTGGACGAGGCGCTGATGGCGGAGCTGCAAAACATTCGCTCCACTGTTCACCCGCACGAGATTTTGCTGGTGATTGACGCCATGACCGGTCAAGACGCTGTGAATGTGGCCAAGAGCTTTAACGAGGCATTAGGCATTGACGGTGTGATTCTGACAAAGCTGGACGGTGACACCCGCGGCGGTGCGGCGCTGTCTGTGCGAGCCGTGACCGGCAAGCCGATTAAATTCATCGGCACCGGCGAAAAGCTGGACCAGCTGGAGACTTTCCACCCCAGTCGTATGGCCTCCCGTATTTTGGGTATGGGCGATGTGCTTTCCCTCATTGAACGGGCAGAGATGAGCCTGGACGAGAAAAAGGCGGCAGAGCTGGAACGCAAGCTGGCGAAGAATAAGTTTGATCTGAACGATCTTTTGGATCAGTTCGACCAGATCGAGCGCATGGGCTCCCTGCGTGACACCATTAAGATGCTGCCCGGTATCGGCTCCAAGATTAAGGACGAGGACATTGACGAGGGCGCGTTTAACCGCTTCCGCTCCATTATCTACTCTATGACCGTGGAGGAGCGCACCAAGCCGGAGATCATCAATCCTTCTAGAAAGCGGCGTATCGCCGCCGGCTGCGGTATGCAGGTGGAGGATGTGAACCGGCTGCTTTCCCAGTTTAAGCAGATGCAAAAGATGGTCAAGCAGTTTGGCGGCGGCAAGGGCGGCCCCAAGATGAGTAAGAAAATGCGCCGCATGATGAGCCAAAACCCGGAGATGGCCCAGCGTATGATGGGCAAAAACGGCGGCTCTAACCCCTTTGGGTTCTAA
- the rpsP gene encoding 30S ribosomal protein S16, producing the protein MAVKIRLRRMGAKKAPFYRVVVADSRYPRNGRFIEEIGTYNTMVDPAEVKIDGEKAKKWIANGAQPTDTVKAILKKEGIL; encoded by the coding sequence ATGGCAGTAAAAATCAGACTGCGCCGCATGGGCGCAAAGAAGGCACCGTTCTATCGTGTAGTTGTGGCAGATTCCAGATATCCCCGCAACGGTCGCTTCATTGAGGAGATCGGCACTTACAACACCATGGTGGATCCCGCTGAGGTGAAGATCGACGGCGAGAAGGCAAAGAAGTGGATCGCCAACGGCGCACAGCCCACTGACACTGTGAAGGCTATTCTGAAGAAGGAAGGCATTTTATAA
- the rsmD gene encoding 16S rRNA (guanine(966)-N(2))-methyltransferase RsmD — MRVITGSARGRRLETLPGEDVTRPTTESVKEALFSMIQFDIEGRRVLDLFAGSGQLGIEALSRGARSCTFVENNRSAKQVVERNLAHCRLEEQANVVFSDALSFLNRSGTYDLVLLDPPYGKGILQRVLPVLVPRLSDDAMVVCESGRDEELPAQVGSFVLDRERRHGKTKIALYLRGKDLAE, encoded by the coding sequence ATGCGAGTAATTACCGGTTCCGCACGGGGCAGACGGTTAGAGACCCTGCCCGGTGAAGATGTGACCAGACCTACAACAGAATCCGTCAAAGAGGCGTTGTTCTCTATGATCCAATTTGATATTGAGGGTCGCCGTGTGCTGGATCTGTTTGCCGGTTCCGGCCAGCTGGGGATCGAGGCGCTGTCTCGCGGCGCCCGCAGTTGTACTTTTGTGGAGAACAACCGCTCCGCCAAGCAGGTGGTGGAGCGGAATTTGGCTCACTGCCGGCTGGAGGAGCAGGCGAATGTGGTCTTTTCCGACGCCCTGTCGTTCTTAAATCGCAGCGGGACCTATGATCTGGTGCTGCTGGATCCGCCTTACGGCAAGGGTATTTTGCAGCGGGTGCTGCCCGTACTGGTACCCCGGCTGTCTGATGACGCCATGGTGGTGTGCGAGTCCGGGCGGGATGAGGAACTGCCGGCCCAGGTAGGCTCTTTCGTACTGGATCGGGAGCGTCGCCACGGCAAAACCAAGATCGCCCTGTATCTTCGCGGAAAGGACTTGGCAGAATGA
- a CDS encoding KH domain-containing protein, with amino-acid sequence MEELLVAITRGLVDQPDAVTVEVDQPDDEGVIVYHLHVAESDMGRVIGKQGRIAKAIRVVMRAAATRCDEKIAVEID; translated from the coding sequence TTGGAAGAACTATTGGTAGCCATCACCCGTGGTTTGGTGGATCAGCCGGACGCTGTCACGGTAGAGGTGGATCAGCCGGACGATGAGGGTGTGATCGTGTATCACCTGCATGTTGCAGAGAGTGATATGGGTCGGGTCATCGGCAAGCAGGGTCGTATTGCAAAGGCCATCCGCGTGGTTATGCGCGCTGCCGCCACCCGCTGCGACGAGAAAATTGCGGTGGAGATCGACTGA
- the rimM gene encoding ribosome maturation factor RimM (Essential for efficient processing of 16S rRNA) has translation MKQYLEVGLLNNTHGVRGEMKLTLWCDDLDYLRRFQVLYLDPEGQRTLHVTSLRPQKQGAIIRFAEITSIEQAETIKGKVLYGDRADGKLPEGRTYIQDLLGCLVIDADSGTAYGTIADVQNYGSCDIYDVQKGKAHTLVPAIDDVVVEKDVAAGVVKIRPMKGLFDAD, from the coding sequence ATGAAACAGTATTTGGAAGTTGGACTGCTAAACAATACCCACGGTGTCCGCGGGGAGATGAAACTCACCCTGTGGTGTGACGATCTGGACTACTTGCGCCGCTTTCAGGTGTTGTATTTGGATCCGGAGGGGCAGCGCACGCTGCATGTAACATCCCTGCGCCCCCAAAAGCAGGGAGCCATTATCCGTTTTGCGGAGATCACCTCTATTGAACAGGCAGAGACCATCAAGGGCAAGGTGCTGTACGGCGACCGAGCAGACGGCAAGCTGCCGGAGGGGCGCACCTATATTCAGGATCTGTTGGGGTGCCTGGTGATAGATGCAGACAGCGGCACCGCGTATGGCACGATCGCCGATGTGCAGAACTACGGCTCCTGTGATATTTACGATGTGCAGAAGGGCAAGGCACACACACTGGTGCCGGCCATTGACGATGTGGTGGTGGAGAAAGATGTAGCCGCCGGGGTGGTAAAGATCCGCCCCATGAAAGGACTTTTTGATGCGGATTGA
- the coaD gene encoding pantetheine-phosphate adenylyltransferase translates to MKTAICPGSFDPVTLGHLDIIERAAGLFDQVTVLVMQNSAKQDGLFTVEERCRLIRRCLHAENIQIDTYDGLLVDYAKQTGAAAVVKGLRALSDFEYEFQQALTNKSLCPQLETVFLTAKGENMFLSSSMVKEVCRLDGDISAFVPKEILDDIIARCKGER, encoded by the coding sequence ATGAAAACAGCCATTTGCCCGGGCAGCTTTGACCCGGTGACCCTGGGGCATTTAGACATTATTGAACGCGCCGCCGGCCTGTTTGATCAGGTGACGGTGCTGGTGATGCAAAACAGTGCCAAGCAGGACGGCCTCTTTACCGTAGAGGAGCGTTGCCGGCTGATTCGCCGCTGCCTGCACGCAGAAAACATTCAAATTGATACTTATGACGGCCTGCTGGTGGACTACGCCAAGCAAACTGGTGCGGCCGCTGTGGTAAAAGGGCTGCGCGCTTTGTCTGATTTTGAGTACGAATTTCAGCAGGCGCTCACCAACAAAAGCCTGTGTCCGCAACTGGAAACGGTGTTTCTCACCGCCAAGGGGGAAAATATGTTTTTATCCTCCAGTATGGTGAAGGAAGTGTGCCGTCTGGACGGGGACATTTCCGCCTTTGTGCCCAAAGAAATTTTAGATGACATTATTGCAAGATGTAAAGGAGAGCGTTAG
- the uvrC gene encoding excinuclease ABC subunit UvrC, with product MTEKELRRKAMALPTTPGVYIMKDKNKKIIYIGKAKALKNRVSSYFGSHTNHTLKVIRMVEHADDFDYILCDSEFEALVLECSLIKQHQPKYNILLKDDKGYNYIKITPPPFSKISECKQMTEDGSSYLGPYTSGYSVKQAVEETLKIYKLPRCNKQFPRDYGKSRPCLNGFMGICSAPCAGRISKSDFAANIADAVDFLKGGSAKAVKELTARMQACSAAMEFEEAAKLRDRIKAIRNLDERQKVVSINVPEEDVFALVIAGKKACFEVIRFENGRLTDSEHWLLDPPEDLPAARSALIERYYSMRDRVPARIALDGELEDEKLLLAWLEDKRGKKVSLIHPQKGEHLSIVQLCIKNANEHLAQNAGRLGREFAALEELAQLLGLPQAPEYIESYDISHTFGADNVAGMVVFHNGRPMKKAYKKFAIKGFDGQNDVGSMQEVLQRRFTHYREDPEDSTFKILPDLILLDGGDAQVHAVLPVLAGMHIDVPVFGMVKDSKHRTRAISTGGGEIQINANRQSFTLVSSIQEEVHRFAVSYHHQKHKKSAFNSTLLQIEGIGPAKAKALLKTLKTVTAVREATQEQLAAVPGISRENAKAVYAYYHGETAAK from the coding sequence TTGACTGAGAAAGAACTGCGTAGAAAAGCAATGGCACTGCCTACCACTCCGGGCGTGTACATTATGAAGGATAAGAACAAAAAGATCATTTATATCGGCAAGGCCAAGGCGTTAAAAAACCGGGTGTCTTCCTACTTTGGCTCCCACACCAATCACACCTTAAAGGTGATCCGCATGGTGGAGCACGCCGATGATTTTGATTATATCCTGTGTGACAGCGAGTTTGAGGCGCTGGTGCTGGAGTGCTCGCTGATCAAGCAACATCAGCCCAAGTACAATATCCTTTTGAAGGACGATAAGGGGTATAATTATATCAAGATCACCCCGCCGCCGTTCTCTAAGATCAGCGAGTGCAAGCAGATGACGGAGGACGGCAGTAGCTACTTAGGGCCGTACACCTCCGGCTATTCCGTGAAGCAGGCGGTGGAGGAGACCTTAAAGATTTACAAATTGCCCCGGTGCAATAAGCAATTTCCCCGAGATTACGGCAAGTCTCGCCCCTGCCTGAACGGCTTTATGGGTATTTGCTCCGCGCCTTGTGCCGGTCGGATCAGCAAGTCTGATTTTGCCGCCAATATTGCAGATGCAGTGGATTTTTTAAAGGGCGGCAGCGCCAAGGCAGTGAAGGAATTGACTGCCCGTATGCAGGCGTGCAGCGCGGCCATGGAATTTGAAGAGGCTGCCAAGCTGCGGGACCGGATCAAGGCCATTCGTAATTTGGACGAACGGCAAAAAGTCGTGTCCATCAATGTGCCGGAGGAGGATGTGTTTGCTCTGGTGATCGCCGGGAAAAAGGCTTGCTTTGAGGTGATCCGCTTTGAAAACGGTCGCCTGACAGACAGCGAGCACTGGCTGCTGGATCCGCCGGAGGATCTGCCTGCCGCCCGCAGTGCACTGATCGAACGGTACTACTCTATGCGGGACCGGGTGCCTGCCCGGATCGCTTTGGACGGAGAGCTGGAGGACGAGAAATTGCTGCTTGCCTGGCTGGAGGATAAGCGAGGCAAAAAAGTCAGCCTGATCCACCCGCAAAAAGGGGAGCACTTGTCCATTGTGCAGTTGTGTATCAAGAACGCCAACGAGCATTTGGCGCAGAACGCCGGGCGCTTAGGGCGAGAGTTCGCCGCCCTGGAGGAGTTGGCGCAGCTGCTGGGATTGCCCCAGGCACCGGAATATATTGAGTCCTATGATATTTCTCACACCTTTGGTGCGGATAATGTGGCGGGCATGGTGGTGTTTCACAACGGCCGCCCCATGAAGAAAGCTTATAAAAAATTTGCCATTAAAGGCTTTGACGGCCAAAATGATGTGGGGTCAATGCAGGAGGTACTGCAGCGGCGTTTTACCCATTACCGGGAGGACCCGGAGGACAGTACCTTTAAGATCCTGCCGGATCTGATTTTGCTGGACGGCGGCGACGCCCAGGTGCACGCGGTGTTGCCGGTGCTGGCCGGTATGCATATTGATGTGCCGGTGTTCGGTATGGTCAAGGATAGCAAGCACCGCACCCGGGCCATTTCTACCGGCGGTGGTGAAATTCAAATCAACGCCAACCGTCAGTCCTTCACTTTAGTGTCTTCCATTCAGGAGGAGGTGCACCGTTTTGCGGTCAGCTACCACCACCAAAAGCATAAAAAATCCGCCTTCAATTCCACTTTATTGCAGATTGAGGGGATCGGTCCCGCCAAAGCCAAGGCATTGCTGAAGACGCTGAAAACCGTGACCGCCGTGCGGGAGGCTACCCAAGAGCAGCTGGCTGCAGTGCCCGGCATTTCCCGGGAAAATGCCAAGGCCGTTTACGCCTATTACCACGGTGAGACAGCGGCGAAATAA
- a CDS encoding glycoside-pentoside-hexuronide (GPH):cation symporter has translation MDEYKTTWREKLGYGIGAVGLDLSYGMFYSYLSYYLSSVLGLKEGFLLLLTPLARIWDGVNDPMMGTIVDNTKTKMGKYRPWIIIGALSNAVVLTLLFTSFGMSGTRLYVYIAFMYILWGMTNTMADIPYWSMVPSFTSDPKDRNLVATVARTFSGIGQGLITILTPLILPKLSDGITTDKGYSASGFSRWALICAVALVCFSLICVLSTKERHVIYKANKEKFSFKKMFQVVAHNDQLVIFMIFAMLSNAGWYLTSGTAVYYFTDVLEKPTAQSMFSTIGAVGSAVGLLVIPLLSKKFTKRTIYIISLCMTIFGYILMYIFGPILKLTIALDISYIISSVGISSMFVAQTIFLADIVDYGEYKNGERNESITFSMKGFLQKMAYTIQTIILFGGLGLMHYNQQIVTAHINDATKTAIGFIAFGVPPILVLLALIVFVRKFKLYGDLADKVHAYIVDRERKRTDGE, from the coding sequence ATGGATGAATACAAGACCACCTGGCGTGAAAAGCTGGGTTACGGCATCGGTGCAGTGGGACTGGACCTAAGCTACGGTATGTTCTACTCGTACCTGTCCTACTACCTGTCAAGCGTACTGGGACTGAAAGAGGGCTTTTTGCTGCTGCTCACCCCGCTGGCGCGCATTTGGGACGGCGTTAACGACCCGATGATGGGCACCATTGTGGACAACACCAAAACCAAAATGGGCAAATACCGCCCTTGGATCATCATCGGCGCGCTGTCCAATGCCGTTGTGCTGACCCTACTGTTCACCAGCTTCGGCATGAGCGGTACCCGGCTCTATGTGTACATTGCCTTTATGTACATTCTGTGGGGCATGACCAACACCATGGCAGATATTCCCTACTGGTCCATGGTGCCTTCTTTCACTTCCGACCCGAAGGATCGGAACTTGGTAGCCACCGTAGCGCGCACCTTTAGCGGTATCGGACAGGGACTGATTACCATTCTGACCCCGCTGATCCTGCCCAAGCTGTCCGACGGTATCACCACCGACAAGGGGTACAGCGCCTCCGGCTTTTCTCGCTGGGCACTGATCTGTGCCGTGGCGCTGGTATGCTTCTCCCTGATCTGCGTGCTGAGCACCAAAGAGCGTCATGTAATCTACAAGGCAAATAAAGAGAAATTCAGTTTTAAGAAAATGTTCCAAGTGGTGGCGCATAACGATCAACTGGTCATCTTTATGATCTTTGCCATGCTCTCCAACGCCGGCTGGTATCTGACCAGCGGCACCGCTGTGTACTACTTTACCGATGTGTTGGAAAAGCCCACGGCACAGTCCATGTTCTCTACCATCGGCGCCGTCGGCTCTGCCGTGGGTCTGTTGGTCATTCCGCTGTTGTCTAAGAAATTTACCAAGCGCACCATCTACATCATCTCTCTGTGTATGACCATCTTTGGCTACATACTGATGTATATCTTCGGCCCGATACTGAAGCTTACCATTGCGCTGGACATCAGTTACATTATCTCCTCCGTGGGGATCAGCTCCATGTTTGTGGCGCAGACCATCTTCCTGGCAGATATTGTGGACTACGGCGAATACAAGAACGGTGAGCGCAACGAAAGCATTACTTTCTCTATGAAAGGCTTTTTGCAGAAGATGGCCTACACCATTCAGACCATCATTCTGTTTGGCGGTCTGGGTCTGATGCACTACAACCAGCAGATCGTCACTGCGCACATTAACGACGCCACCAAGACGGCCATCGGCTTTATCGCCTTTGGCGTGCCGCCCATTCTGGTGCTGCTGGCGCTGATCGTCTTTGTGCGCAAGTTCAAGCTGTACGGCGACTTGGCTGACAAGGTACACGCCTACATCGTGGATCGAGAGCGCAAGCGCACAGACGGTGAATAA